The Oscillatoria acuminata PCC 6304 genomic interval CCGAAGTCTCAATGGTTGGTTGATTGCCCCGCCAGTAAAATTCTCCCCAGTCTGATGCGGTGTTTATCCAAAATCCCCACTGGTCTGTAATTTCCTCTGGATGACTGCGATCGCCCTCTCCTGAGCCCATCCCTGTCTTACCCGTCGAACTATCCTCATCGATGACTGATTCTGTCGGGTAAGACAAAAAGTCAAACATCCCTTCCTCTGGAGAATCAGGCCATGATTCAACCGGGCCATACTTCTCTTCTATGGGGAAAAGTGATGAGGGTGGAGTGCGATCGCCTTCAGCATCCTCTTGAACTTCACCTTCCGGAGTCGGGGGGTGATTCTGTCGCCGTCCCTCTTGCCATTTGAGTTTATCTACCTCTCGGAGTTGGCTTCCAAAGCGGTCTAAGAGGATGTCATAAATTTCCCTTGTGCTAATGCCGTACTTTTGGGACAACATGAGCAAGCTGACATGGGGTTCCTTATATTCTTGAGCGATCGCCTCGTCCCGTTCCTCCTGTGATGTTTCTGCTTTACCCATCAAGTCCGGTTGTGGCTTCGGAGGTATCGGAGGGTAGTTGCCAGAATCATCCGGAGCTATTTGGTCTTCCGTCAAATACCTCCGCTGATTCTCTTGGCGCTTAAACTCAACAAGTTCCGAGTATTCCTCTCCCAATCGGGCTGAGAGGATATCAACGGTTTTGGAACCACTGAGGTTGTATTTTTGGGCAAGGTTGACAAGGGGAATCATGGTCTGAGCATATTCTTGAGCGATCGCCTCGTCCCGCTCATCCACGGATATTTCTGTCTTACCCGACGATTTCTCCTCATCGATGACCGATTCTGTCGGGTAAGATTCCCCCTCCTCTAGCAGTAAGGCTTTGCTCGAACTGATGGCGCTTTGGGTTCCCCTCTGCTTTCGAGGAACGTTTTTGTCCCATTGAATCAGGAGAGTATCAGACCATGCATATTTCCCCTGTTTGATTTCGACGACCACACCCTCTGGGGAGTCGGGTAGTTTGGCTTGAATGCGATCGCTAACTTTGAACCGCCTGATTTCGGGTTCTGCTGCGTCGGATTCGTTCTCCCATCCCCAATCACCTACAGTCGTCTTATCGGGGCGAGAGAAGGCTGATAGGTCAAATAGGGTTTCCTGCTTAGATGTCGTAGAGTGTGCGTTGGAAAATTGTGGATTCATGGTAATAATCTCCAGTGTTTGAGGGGAACCACTTAAGAAAAGCTACGGAGGATGCGGCGTAATCGTCCTCTAAGGCTTTATATAGATAGGCTGGAAGGTCTTCTATCTCCGAACCCCGTCCCAGCCTCCAAAGAACGTAGGCAAGCTGTTGCTCGAAATATTCCCGGCCCATAAGAATGTCAAACTTGCGGATCTGGTAACCGGCGATCGCACTCATCCCAGGCTTGCCAGCGAAGTCAACTAGGACCCGTTCGAGTTCCCTCTTATCTTGATTAATATCTTTGCTGTTGTTGTTAGTACCCTCGCCCGCAGAATCTTGATTTGAGGCGGTTTTTTCTGCATCGGGTCCCGAATATTGGGAGTCGATGCCTAACCGGAAAACCGAGCAAATCAAGCAATCAGCATATCTCCAACCGCCTTGTTTCCGGATAAGAAGCACTCCCCGATCGCACAGTTGGGCGAATGCCCGTTTTAGGGTCCGGGGGTCATAGGGGTTGCGCCCTGCCTTGATTTCATCCGCTTCAAATTCTTTGAGGTCCAGCCAGATTTCTCCGGCTCCTTTGACTTTCCATAAGCACCACCACCACAGTTTCCGGGCTGTGGGGGATAGGCCAAGCTCGATCGCTGCCTGTTCGTGGGGTTTCCCCCAGTATTCTTTGCCGCTCATAAATCCTCTGAAGTGATGCGAGTGTGGGCGGGCAACCGCCCGATGGTAGTTAGATGTATTCGTCGGGGTCTTCGTACTCGACCACCTCTTCCTCGTCTAGCAGTGGGAAGTCAGGGATATCGGGGGGTGGCTCTGGAACTTGGGGTTTCCAGGGGAATTCCTCGGTGATGGTTATGCCGTGCTTTTCAAGGAGGGCAATCGCGTCGTCCCATTTGTTTCTGAGTCGTGTCAGTGCTTCAATCCCTTGATCTATCTTGCGTTCGATGGCCCGAGCCCTCAGTTTCAGATCCTCAATATTCGAGGGGTCAGGAAGCTGGAGATGAACCCAGGTTCGGAGTCCGTCTGAGGCTTTATCCGCTGCATCCGGGTCGGCTCCCTCCTTAGTTTCCACTTCAATCTCGGCGTAGACTTTGGCTGCCTCGTAATTGCCGAGGTTTTGGGTATATCCGTAACCAACTTTTTTGATTTTCATTGGAGTTCTGGGTAGTCGGGGTAGGTAAAAGTGATGTCACAGTAAACGTCACAGAACGGATCGGGGGTTCGCCCCGGGGCGAGGGGTTTCCCTCTGCCTTTGGCTGCGTCTCTGGGGTAAATCTGTGGGGTTTGGTCTAGGGATAGAAAGTCGGCTTCTTCGAGTTTCTGTAGGAAATGCACGAAGGCTTTGCAGTCGGGCTCCTTTCCCCTAACCCGGGCTTTTACAGAGAATAGGTTGGGTTTTTCTGGGGTGGGCTTAGGTTTGGGCATTATTCCTCTGAGTCGGATTCTGGGCCGAAATAGTGGTCGAGTTGATCTCGGTCAAGGGCTTCGTTTAATGCCTTGGCGAGTTCCTCGGAGATTGAATCGAGAACTTCGGTAAAAAAAAGCTCTTTATCTCGCCGCATCCCAGCAACGATTTCCAACCCATGTGTGGACTCCAGGACATTGGCTGTGGCGAGGAAGAGTTTCCCGACTGTTCGGGCGTAGGGATTAGTTTTGTCAGCCTTAAGCCGGTTGGCGACGGCGATCGCATCTTGAATGGTGTAAGTCATGGTTAAACCCTCTGAATTTGAGCGGCGATCGCATCTCTACGACCGTCTCCAGGTTTGGTGTCTCGGTTGCGATCGCCCTCAGCATCACAGGCGGTGAACAGGCGGTGATCGCAAGTAATAGGAGGGCCGTAAAACAACCCTCTGTAATCCTCCGTTTAGCCATCAATCCTGATGGAGGGCGAGTCTAGCTCCAAAGCGCTCTCCAAAATCTTGACCGTGGTGCGATCGCCACCAGAAACCCCCTGACTCTGGCGGACGTGCCGGATGTAGCCATCAATAATCTTGAAATCGTCCTCGGTGAGAGCGTTCTGGACGGAAACGACGCCGGTATGAGCGGCGATAACGCCGCGCTGCCAATCGATTTGTGCCTGGAGCTTGCGGTTCTGCGCTTCGAGCAAAGCAATCTTCTGGCGGTTTTCCTGTAAATTTGCGTCCGCTTCGTCAATCTGGCGGATATGTCCCTGAACAAAGCTCATGTCTGTCATGCTTTTCCTTTGGTTAATGGAATAATTCGGGTGAAGGGGGGAAGGAAGCGGCGCTGTATCAGCAGCACCGCAAACCTTAAACATTGGAAGGATATCAAGCTCGTTTATGGACTTTTTTCCTTGCCCGCTATATAATCACCTCCCTTTTATTCGGCGAGGGGTGTCTCCCTACAGCCATCAGACCAATCATCTATGTACGGTTTCCGTACATCCCCTATAATATGAGTGTTCCGTCAAAACGTCAACAAACAAATAACGAGAAATTAATGGCAAGACTGGAAGATCTGAATCTTACTCAGGACGAACTAGCCAAATTCGTTGGGGTTCGGAGGGCTACTGTCTCGACATGGGTAAAGGGTGGAATCCCTCGCCTGCAACCAATACAGGTCTTGAGATTGGCTGTAGTCCTCAACTGCACATTAGATGACCTTGTGGAGATGTTTCAGCCTTCTGAGCTAAGGAGCCTGCACCACCTTAGAAAAGAATTTGAGGCTTTAAAAAAAAAGACTTGACATTATCCGGCAGGGGAAGTTAATGTACGGTTAGCGTACATAAAGAATCTTCCATGAACAACCAAAAGAGCATAAATACTGTCCTGGAAATGCAGAACGCATTCAAGGAAAACGGAATAGAGACTCGGAAGCTGCCCCGGTCAGCAGCATTGCGAGTCAGCTTTATGGGGAGCTTTTTCCGAGTGACCCACGCTGGAGAGAACAAGGGCTGGTTAGTGGGTGGCTACAACGAAGAAGGGGACCCGGTGAAGCTGTCCGAGTTGCGATCGCTCTGCGAGGAACTCTCTCCGGTGGCGATCGGCAACTCGGAATCCTCAAATCCAGAGCCAGCACAGGGTGAAGAGTTGGCGACGGATGAAGCTGCGGAAGTGGCGATCTCATCTGAATGCATGGATGAAAATTCCAGCATTGATGCTAATCACATGGCCCAAATTCTCAGTAATTACCTGGAGCATCAAGGAGCCAAGGTTGGAGTTAATAATCCCAACCGAATCCAAATTTGCTTCACCAATACTGGTGACAATTACCTCGTTGAGCTTAAGCGTGGTTGGGAATTATTAGACGGCAGTATTGTGCTGGCTATGGCTTCGGCGGACAACTCTGCTGGCTTCTCCCTGCGTCGGGCAATGATAAAAGAAGCGATCGCCGAAGCCTACCGCCGCCAAGATGCGATCGCACCGCCATCGGACCAAATCACCGGGAAAGCCCTCACCCTCCAGCAACCCTGGGCATGGGCCATCACCCATCTGGGGAAAAATATTGAGAATCGCGTCTGGCCCACCGACTACCGGGGAGAACTTTACATCCACGCTGGAAAAGGGTGGGATGCAAACGGAGCCGCGTGGATCGAGCAAAATTTTGAAGTAAAAGTCCCGCCACAAAATGAGATGAGGGGGGGGGAATTAGTGGCAAAGTGCAACCTGGCGAAGTGCCAGCACTGGACCAAAACTGTTGAACAAGGAGGACATCCCAAAACAGACTACCGGAAACTTTGGTGGCGAAGCTCCGGTTACCACTGGTTTTTAGAAGATATTGAAGTGCTGGAAACCCCGATTCCTCTCCGGGGCAAATTGGGGATATTCACCTTCTCCGTAATTGATCCAAAAGTGATGGACCCGCACGACGTGGACAGCAATGCGTGGTGCGTGGCGAATGCACCTATTGCCGATGATGAAATTGACGATTTCGGAGTCCCGGGGACAAAAATCGGAGGACTTACGCTGCTGCCAACTCGTGAAGATGAATCCGTAGTCCGGCGACGGCATCTGATTAAGCGAATTTACGCACTGGCCAGCCGCACCGGGGTTCAGATTGACGGAGATTCAGGCATTACCTTGCGTGATCCAGAGGAATGCCCGATGGCTGACCTCGAAAAAATCTTAAATCAACTCCTTGCGCTCCCTCCAGTTAGCGACGGAATTGATTGGTGGCGATCGCACCAAGACGACGACCACGGCGAACCCATCAACTATCGCCCCAGCGCGGAGATGGCCTCATGAACAAAAAACCAGAATGGGAAAGTCTCCGGCCCGTCCCCAATAAAGAATTAATTTTTGGCAGCGCAATGATAATGATTGCACTCTTGTATGCAATCAAGGAAATCCGAACCATTTCATTATTACTGCCCCTTTCCACAATGAGCACACGCCAACTGCGGCGGCATTTCATAAGGAAAGCCAAAAAAAAACTTGGGAACATGACTGAAGACGAATTCGCTACCTTCATCGCAGAACATTTCAACTCTGATGATTTCCAGAATTAAGGTAGACCCGCGTAGACCCGAGTAGACCCGTGTAGACCGGGCAATCTACACAAATCTACGTCAACGTAGACCTGTGTAGACCATGAAAGACCGCCTAGAAACTAACAGGTTATCAGGCGGATGTTACCTCTAGGCTACCAACCTAGAGGAGCTTTCCCCAGTACAAAAAACAAACACTACCAAGGCTAATATTATGCACTATTTTCGCATCCCAGGCATCAAAGCCCCCAAGTTTGTCATTGGCGATCAGGTAATTGCAACGATTGTTGACCCTGCCGAAGGTACATTTCATGACCCTGCTACCGTAACGGGTATGGTTTGGCTAGGGACTCACTGGGAATATTTTCTGCTATTCGACGGGTACGATTACTCGGCTTGCGACTGGAGTAGTAATGAATTAACGTTGACGGCTAAATCTGTTAACCAGCCCAGGTTTAACCGTTGTAACCATGATTCTGCCGTTGGTTTGGTTTCATCTGTAACCAATGGGGTGTAACCAAAAACCACTGGTTTTAACTGAATCCCCTGAAGCTCAAGCCAACCTTGATTGGCTGAAATCTCAAAAATATCCCCTGTTAGTCGGAGACCTTCCTGCAATTTTACCGGAGGCAACCAATGGATGAAGACTACGCCAAATATTTAGAGCGTCAATATGGGCCAGAAGTGGCAAAAAATTACAGGGAAGTTTCCACCATAAAACAAGACCACAAGCCTTTCCCCAAATGTGCTAAGTGCGGACAGATTTTCACTCATGGGCGAAAAACTGCCTATTGCAGCAAGCAGTGTGAGATGAAGACTTGGAGTAAGAAACTCACGAAATCTTAAAACAAAAATGCGATCACTCTGCGCGGGCGATCGCATTCTCAGGATTCTAGCGGCATCAAAATCAAATTATATCATGAAACGACAGCGGAAAGGAACGGTAGGTATTGAAAGTAATCGGGGCTGGCTTCGCCTCCGCCTACCCAGAACAGCATCACCAACAGGAAAGCAGCAATATATATACTTAAATCTCCCCGATAACGGGAACTCGCGAGATATAGCACGAGAAAAAGCAATCGAAATTGAATTAGACATTCGTCGGGGAACATTAAAGGAAATCAACCATTATTTGCCGCAGGTTTTTCCCCATCCCCCAGTTCACCAGGGATAGACCTGGGGGAGTTGTTCCTGTCATACATCGAATACAAGTCTAAAACCTTAAAAAATTCGTCATTCAAAGACTTAAAAAGAACTCTAAAACACATGGCTGATTTTCCGACATCAGAAGTATCTCCTACCGCAGCGAAGGAAATTCGCGCTTACTTGCTCACGAATCTCTCACAAGAAACAGCTAGGCGTGTATTACAGCAAGTAAGCGCTTGCTGTCGGTGGGCATCGGAGATGGGCATGATTGAATTAAATCCGTTTGAGGGACTGCCAACCATCAAGCGGAAAAAACAGGGAAGTGAAATTTATCCCTTCACCCGGGATGAGCGCGATCGCATCCTGGATCGGTTCAACTCTGATCCAAATCACAAGCCGTTCGCCCCCTACGTCGGTTTTTTGTTTTTGACTGGGTGCAGACCCTCGGAGGCGATCGGTCTCCAGTGGCGTCACGTCAATTGCGAGTTCGTCACTTTTGCCGAGCCGGTCGTCGAAGGATTCCGCGAAAGTTCCACAAAAAACGCCTCTATTCGCAGGTTCCCAATCAACAAATCACTGGCAGAGTTGCTGGAGTCTGTCAAGCCAGCGCACCCCAACCCCATTTTACCCGTGTTTGTCAGCAGCGGCGGGGGAATGATTCGCCAAGAAAATTTTAACCGGCGACACTGGCGACCAGTCCTTGACTCATTGGAAATTCCTTACCGGAGACCCTATAACACCCGCCATACTTTCGCAACTCTTTGCCTGGATGCCGGGGTTCCGGTTCAACAAGTTGCCTCATGGCTCGGGCATTCCCCGACCATGACCCTGAAGCATTACGCTGGACTGACTCGCTCCGAAGTGCCGGAACTCTAAGGTCTTACCCGACAAATCTTGGGAACGAGTCTATTTCTGTCGGGTAAGACTGACATAGCCTGACATAGCCTGACATAGCCTGACATAGGCTATCGACGACGGCCACGCTTCTCTTTTTCAGCGATCGCCTTCAGCATATCGTCGAACACCGTCTCGGTCGAGGGTGCGATCGCCGGTTGCCTCCGAGATTTTAAAGCCTTCTTCTCAGCCTTAGCCCGCTCCTTTGCCGCCCGTGCTTCCTCATTAGCTTTTCTCCGTGCCGCCTTACGCTCTGCGTTGATGGCCTTGCGAACCAACCGCCATTCTCGGAAGAGATATCCGATGTGGTAGAGATAAGCCATTGAAATAAACCAAAGACCACTGACAATCCAAAAAATTCTCAGAGCGCTCGAAGGAAGCACCAGGCCAACAATAATGAAACCAAAAGTCGCAACCAATAGAGCCGTCACCCCCTCCCAACAACTTTTCCAGCTAGGAATAAAAGGATGATGATTTTGGTAATATCTTTCTTCAAAAACACCAGAAATCCAGTGATGAAGAAAAGCAACAACGGGCAGGATTATTATCCAACCTAAAAAAGTCGCTCCTATTAATGAATCAGGAATTCCACCTCCATAATAATACCAATATAAAACCTCTTCCTGAATAGAAGATGCGACTAGCCGGATGAAAAGAAAGAATACTCCGCAGACAACCGTAGCGCGAACAATCGAGACCGGATAGGGTAACCACCTGGGCCATAAACTTTTCATGATGCCGCCTCTAATGCCTGATTCAATTATCAGCCTTTTTTGGCGTGTCGTCAAAATGTCGTCAGTTTGTCGTCAAACGGCGGGCTGGCGACCGGAGAGGGTTGATTTGCAACAGGTTCAATCGGTGGCGTGTGTAGTCAAACTGGGTTGATGTGGTGCGATCGCCAATAAATAGGGCCAAAACAAAAAAGCGCTGAACCCTTATAAATCAAGGATTTCAGCGCTTTACGCTATGCCAGGAACGAGACTTGAACTCGTGACACGAGGATTTTCAGTCCTCTGCTCTACCAACTGAGCTATCCCGGCTTGTTTTTTCATGCTTAACTAACATAGCAAACATTTTGGTGGTTGGCAAGCCTTTTTTGAAAAATTTTTTGGACGCAATAGTTGTTGCTACGATTGATATTACGTCCAAACTCGGTTAGATAGGGCGCAGGCGAGTGACTTTGAGGTTAAACGATCCGGTTCCTCCTTCACCAAAGGCTCGGACTCGGACGATATAATTGCCGCCTTCGGTGATGCGGGCAAAGAGGAGGGAGTTGGTGGTCCCATCAGGGCCATCGTCGTTCTCTGCCATCGTCATGCCATTGGGTCCGATTAGGGTCACGATGGTGTCAAAGCTATCAGAAAGCAAGTCGATGACGATTTGATCCCCGGTTTGCAAGCTGACAATATAATCCCGGGCAAATCCACCTTGTCCGGTGGGAATATCTTGTTCAGATAAGGTATCTGTGATTTCATTATTGGATGGCAACTGGATGGGGTTGTACATATTTT includes:
- a CDS encoding helix-turn-helix transcriptional regulator, which gives rise to MARLEDLNLTQDELAKFVGVRRATVSTWVKGGIPRLQPIQVLRLAVVLNCTLDDLVEMFQPSELRSLHHLRKEFEALKKKT
- a CDS encoding MYND finger; protein product: MDEDYAKYLERQYGPEVAKNYREVSTIKQDHKPFPKCAKCGQIFTHGRKTAYCSKQCEMKTWSKKLTKS
- a CDS encoding tyrosine-type recombinase/integrase, whose product is MFLSYIEYKSKTLKNSSFKDLKRTLKHMADFPTSEVSPTAAKEIRAYLLTNLSQETARRVLQQVSACCRWASEMGMIELNPFEGLPTIKRKKQGSEIYPFTRDERDRILDRFNSDPNHKPFAPYVGFLFLTGCRPSEAIGLQWRHVNCEFVTFAEPVVEGFRESSTKNASIRRFPINKSLAELLESVKPAHPNPILPVFVSSGGGMIRQENFNRRHWRPVLDSLEIPYRRPYNTRHTFATLCLDAGVPVQQVASWLGHSPTMTLKHYAGLTRSEVPEL
- a CDS encoding PPC domain-containing protein, which gives rise to MLDCHLYHGDHQWQTSKINFSFPRFLLSLPEILWSRLSYRFFMVKSFMLNLRRVSILPATALAIAMSAASVGAQNMYNPIQLPSNNEITDTLSEQDIPTGQGGFARDYIVSLQTGDQIVIDLLSDSFDTIVTLIGPNGMTMAENDDGPDGTTNSLLFARITEGGNYIVRVRAFGEGGTGSFNLKVTRLRPI